In Helianthus annuus cultivar XRQ/B chromosome 3, HanXRQr2.0-SUNRISE, whole genome shotgun sequence, a single window of DNA contains:
- the LOC110927498 gene encoding protein FAR1-RELATED SEQUENCE 5-like produces the protein MSNQKKNYTVFGDIFGFDATYKSNKYDLVFVPFTGIDNHFRNVTFGGALLGSKTADSYRWLLRCFVNAFGSEPKVVVTDQDAAMKRAIKDVLPRSRHRLCMWHIWEKLKTKVGPVLSANTDFNTRMTHVVWNDTIIPEDFETEWHSIMSTFGLENHEWLKDMYDLRFDWIPAYYHGEDLAGLMRTTSRCESENYFFGQICNPRCALVEFFHSF, from the exons ATGagcaatcaaaaaaaaaattatacagtGTTTGGTGACATATTTGGTTTTGATGCTACTTATAAATCAAACAA GTATGATTTGGTTTTTGTACCATTTACTGGTATTGATAATCATTTTAGGAATGTCACATTTGGTGGTGCATTACTTGGTTCGAAGACTGCAGATTCGTATAGATGGCTTTTAAGATGCTTTGTTAATGCTTTTGGAAGTGAGCCTAAAGTTGTTGTTACTGATCAAGATGCTGCAATGAAGAGAGCTATTAAGGATGTACTTCCAAGAAGTAGGCATAGGTTATGTATGTGGCATATATGGGAGAAATTGAAGACAAAG GTTGGTCCTGTTTTGTCAGCAAACACTGATTTTAATACAAGAATGACTCATGTTGTTTGGAATGATACTATTATTCCAGAAGATTTTGAAACTGAGTGGCATTCAATAATGTCTACTTTTGGATTGGAAAATCATGAGTGGTTAAAAGACATGTACGATCTTCGATTTGATTGGATTCCTGCTTATTACCATGGAGAGGATTTGGCTGGGCTTATGCGTACTACGTCAAGATGTGAAAGCGAGAATTACTTCTTTGGTCAGATTTGCAATCCAAGATGTGCACTTGTTGAATTTTTTCACTCATTTTGA
- the LOC110931145 gene encoding protein FAR1-RELATED SEQUENCE 2-like → MDIQRHEHRRNDHDTRYIECKPWSDFVLEKQASEIYTQTIFKDIQIEIDAAITKCTSKSVDTMGDVQYFEIKDFRQPCTSFFKVQYNKEEDGLSISCSCKRFEQFGILCRHIFYVLRYEDISEFPRRYVHRRWMRDVVSVGSNHSNIRFDEIGRNSEIDKVYREIVVANEYVVNRLVGDLDELCRYRDHIKSYIDKADEVMVAALPPSRKERFADIGGNIEKSDSMIRVPIKVRTKGCGVQKRIKSNREIAIQKSSKIQKSCRVCGGKGHNSRTCKDKVSSNAIGSSNAM, encoded by the exons ATGGATATTCAAAGGCATGAGCATAGGAGGAATGATCATGATACAAGGTATATTGAGTGTAAACCCTGGAGTGACTTTGTATTGGAGAAACAAGCATCAGAAATATATACCCAAACAATTTTTAAGGATATTCAGATTGAAATTGATGCTGCTATTACAAAGTGTACGTCAAAGTCTGTTGATACTATGGGTGATGTTCAATATTTTGAAATAAAGGATTTCAGACAGCCATGCACTTCTTTTTTCAag GTGCAATAcaacaaagaagaagatggtttAAGTATAAGTTGTTCTTGCAAACGGTTTGAACAATTTGGTATATTGTGCCGCCATATATTTTACGTATTACGGTATGAGGATATAAGTGAGTTTCCTAGAAGATATGTTCATAGAAGATGGATGAGAGATGTTGTTTCAGTGGGATCAAATCATTCCAATATTCGATTTGATGAAATTGGTAGGAATAGTGAAATTgataaagtttatagagaaatcGTTGTTGCAAATGAGTATGTTGTTAATAGGCTGGTTGGCGATTTAGATGAACTGTGTCGTTACAGGGAtcatattaaaagttatattgaTAAAGCGGATGAGGTTATGGTTGCTGCGCTGCCTCCTAGTCGCAAAGAAAGATTTGCTGATATTGGAGGGAACATAGAAAAATCAGATTCTATGATTCGTGTCCCGATCAAAGTAAGGACCAAAGGATGCGGTGTACAAAAAAGGATCAAGTCTAATCGTGAGATTGCAATTCAGAAATCATCAAAGATCCAGAAATCGTGCCGTGTATGTGGTGGAAAAGGACATAACAGTCGAACATGTAAAGATAAGGTTTCTTCTAATGCTATAGGTTCTAGCAATGCAATGTAA
- the LOC110928537 gene encoding ninja-family protein mc410, which yields MEDDKRLDLSLSLPCGRPSAASKGKTVIGSDVRVEEADNRGSKLIDDFKNFLDGSNHKEESTIVSQRIQQSKPEENIVYDLSKGPSNTETGNKRKNMFDEINNQKRHERDNYLATLHIKPRTPHVSITADDASAAENEDVADSEAGDVSKRSESTGVDLQSQRAFTISSEKELKVGHVVSHGGVFPGQSANVMNLPYSLSVKESNSIPGSQQPVIPANLPLMFGYTPVQVATVTPAGVTPVNTPKPFDRAKGDNKRAKEDGPSMHTEVDMKGTNVIDQSQPERFPQEYPAIRPGIAAELKFGGSGSSPNLPWVSTTGPGPNGKTISGVTYKYSGTEIRIVCACHGSHMSPEEFVQHATEEQPNLNGARAGGGAGLPPFSSSNPAASAQN from the exons ATGGAGGATGATAAACGGCTCGATCTCAGCTTATCCCTACCATGCGGCAGACCATCTGCCGCCTCAAAAGGTAAAACCGTCATTGGTTCAGACGTTCGGGTGGAGGAAGCTGATAATAGGGGTAGCAAACTAATCGATGATTTCAAGAACTTTCTAGATGGTTCTAATCATAAAGAAGAGTCAACTATCGTCTCTCAGAGAATTCAACAGTCAAAACCAGAGGAAAATATCGTATATGATCTTTCAAAGGGACCGTCTAATACGGAGACAGGTAACAAACGTAAAAACATGTTTGATGAAATTAATAATCAAAAACGACATGAAAGAGACAACTATCTTGCTACGTTGCACATCAAACCACGGACCCCGCATGTCTCGATAACCGCGGATGACGCGTCAGCCGCTGAAAACGAGGATGTGGCAGATTCTGAAGCTGGTGATGTGTCAAAAAGATCTGAGTCAACTGGTGTTGACTTGCAGAGTCAAAGGGCGTTTACTATTTCATCGGAAAAAGAGCTTAAAGTTGGGCATGTTGTGTCACATGGTGGAGTATTTCCGGGTCAATCCGCAAATGTTATGAATTTGCCTTACTCGTTATCGGTCAAAGAGTCAAACTCTATTCCGGGAAGTCAACAGCCTGTGATTCCTGCAAACTTGCCATTGATGTTTGGTTACACTCCGGTCCAGGTGGCGACTGTAACTCCAGCAG GTGTGACACCTGTAAACACACCGAAGCCGTTTGATAGGGCAAAGGGTGACAATAAAAGGGCGAAAGAAGACGGGCCATCTATGCATACAGAAGTCGACATGAAGGGTACAAACGTAATTGACCAGTCACAGCCCGAAAGATTTCCTCAAGAATACCCTGCTATAAGGCCCGGTATAGCTGCAGAACTTAAATTTGGAGGAAGTGGGTCCTCCCCAAATCTACCATGGGTTTCCACAACAGGCCCGGGCCCAAATGGGAAAACAATTTCAGGTGTTACATATAAATACAGTGGGACTGAAATCCGTATCGTTTGTGCTTGTCATGGGTCCCACATGTCACCCGAAGAATTCGTTCAGCACGCTACCGAAGAACAACCCAATCTAAACGGTGCGCGTGCTGGTGGGGGTGCGGGTTTACCACCATTTTCTAGTAGTAACCCTGCTGCTTCGGCTCAGAATTGA